The following are from one region of the Ruficoccus sp. ZRK36 genome:
- a CDS encoding adenylate/guanylate cyclase domain-containing protein, producing MASSHASHLKLFLVMAPVVCLWLALSEWEPLEPIFRPLENLAMDWRFQVRGEEPVPEANVVYANVDSATAATWGERPYPRRKYAQLARVLFEHGKASAVGFDFVFSPQAHSAMVSQEAIVENDLILAQLAELYPNTVFAGFYSGSLLPLTVPDRKKDRSVVLIEEKTRSFPYLRNASGQGSGDTFPEMPSYPIIGGLGMGNVGLIDMDLQRNAGPVQRWVPLFSQAQGPYETLNLLDGFYSHSGLSKEESNDLVDELDGKVFLFDQDFNQINTLPAKTDRTFYTMSLKLALLEMGLEEDAVIVEGETLRVLNDEGEPVIEAPLTDEQVVEVNWFSRWENRELNPAASAKVILEQAYNLESATGPDAEELKERAREFFKMFNGAVVLVGPTDEAMQDLAPTPFDSTPVPKVSVHGNLYKTLVSGLYIERLPRWADIALLLGLTALVALPGTYTGKHGLWAKIAGLVVLGLYVVAVFWAFSSLQLVLPLIAPVACAVTTTTAGAVYRLFIEERQKGRIKGMFGTYLSPQLVDRMVESGEEPQLGGVDETITAFFSDIQSFSSFSELLEPRKLVELMNEYLTAMTDIVQEEGGTLDKYIGDAMVAMFNAPIHIEHHAWQACRAAARIQQRQAILREQWAAEGDKWPPIVSQMRTRIGLNTGHATVGNMGSITRFNYTMMGDTVNLAARCESGAKSAGAFTLVSEQTRNEALAVSDAILFRFIDKWQVKGRTQPVSMYEVVGFRSDLKQAALDAVGLYEEALQRYFSRDWDAAAAGFEKASHLELFQPGKDPGVFLNPSLAMVARCAQMKDNPPPEDWDGVYIMKTK from the coding sequence ATGGCATCCTCTCACGCCAGTCACCTAAAGCTCTTTCTCGTCATGGCCCCGGTCGTGTGCCTGTGGCTGGCCCTCAGCGAATGGGAGCCGCTGGAGCCGATCTTTCGCCCGCTGGAAAACCTGGCCATGGACTGGCGTTTTCAGGTGCGCGGAGAGGAACCGGTTCCGGAGGCCAACGTCGTGTATGCCAATGTGGACTCCGCTACGGCTGCGACATGGGGAGAGCGTCCGTATCCCCGCCGTAAATACGCTCAGTTGGCGCGCGTACTGTTCGAGCACGGCAAGGCCAGCGCGGTCGGCTTCGACTTTGTATTTTCTCCGCAGGCGCACTCGGCGATGGTGTCACAGGAGGCCATCGTGGAGAACGACCTCATCCTCGCCCAGCTTGCCGAGCTTTACCCGAATACCGTGTTTGCGGGCTTTTACAGCGGCAGCCTGCTCCCGTTGACAGTCCCTGATCGCAAGAAAGACCGCAGTGTCGTCCTCATTGAGGAGAAGACACGCAGCTTTCCCTATCTGCGGAATGCCTCAGGGCAGGGCAGTGGCGACACCTTCCCGGAGATGCCCAGCTACCCGATCATCGGCGGCCTGGGCATGGGGAATGTGGGCCTGATCGACATGGACCTGCAGCGCAATGCCGGCCCGGTCCAGCGCTGGGTGCCGCTGTTTTCACAGGCACAGGGACCCTATGAAACGCTTAATCTGCTCGACGGATTCTACTCGCATTCGGGTCTGAGCAAGGAGGAATCCAACGATCTGGTTGATGAGCTGGACGGCAAGGTTTTCCTCTTCGACCAAGACTTTAACCAGATCAACACCCTCCCGGCCAAAACGGACCGGACCTTTTACACCATGTCGCTGAAGCTGGCCCTGCTGGAAATGGGCCTCGAAGAGGATGCGGTCATCGTGGAGGGCGAAACGCTCCGGGTGCTCAATGATGAGGGCGAGCCCGTCATCGAAGCTCCGCTAACTGACGAGCAGGTCGTCGAGGTCAACTGGTTCTCACGCTGGGAAAACCGTGAACTCAATCCTGCTGCCAGCGCCAAGGTCATCCTGGAGCAGGCCTACAACCTGGAGAGCGCGACCGGTCCCGATGCCGAGGAGCTGAAGGAGCGGGCCCGCGAGTTCTTTAAGATGTTCAACGGTGCGGTGGTGCTCGTCGGCCCGACTGACGAGGCCATGCAGGACCTCGCCCCGACGCCGTTTGACTCTACGCCGGTCCCTAAGGTCAGCGTCCACGGTAATCTCTACAAAACACTCGTCAGCGGCCTGTACATCGAGCGCCTGCCACGCTGGGCGGATATTGCGCTGCTGTTAGGGCTGACGGCCCTCGTCGCGCTTCCGGGCACCTACACCGGTAAGCATGGCCTGTGGGCAAAGATAGCCGGTCTCGTCGTGCTGGGGCTGTACGTCGTGGCCGTTTTCTGGGCGTTCAGCAGCCTGCAGTTAGTGTTGCCGCTGATTGCCCCCGTGGCCTGTGCGGTCACGACAACAACGGCTGGCGCGGTCTATCGGCTGTTTATCGAGGAACGCCAAAAGGGCCGCATCAAGGGGATGTTTGGCACCTACCTTTCGCCCCAGTTGGTGGACCGCATGGTGGAGTCCGGCGAGGAGCCACAACTGGGGGGCGTCGATGAGACGATCACGGCCTTTTTCAGCGATATTCAGAGCTTCTCCAGTTTCTCCGAGCTGCTTGAGCCACGTAAGCTCGTCGAGCTCATGAACGAGTACCTGACGGCGATGACCGACATCGTCCAGGAGGAGGGCGGCACGCTGGACAAATATATCGGCGATGCCATGGTCGCGATGTTTAACGCGCCCATCCACATCGAGCACCACGCCTGGCAGGCCTGCCGGGCCGCCGCGCGCATCCAGCAGCGCCAGGCAATCCTGCGTGAGCAGTGGGCCGCCGAGGGCGACAAGTGGCCGCCCATCGTCTCGCAGATGCGCACGCGTATCGGCCTGAATACCGGGCATGCCACCGTCGGTAACATGGGCTCGATCACGCGGTTTAACTACACCATGATGGGCGACACGGTGAACCTCGCCGCTCGCTGTGAAAGTGGTGCAAAGTCCGCAGGCGCCTTTACGCTGGTCAGCGAGCAGACCCGTAATGAGGCCCTCGCGGTCAGCGACGCAATATTGTTCCGCTTCATCGATAAGTGGCAGGTCAAGGGGCGCACGCAGCCGGTCTCGATGTACGAGGTGGTTGGCTTCCGCTCCGACCTGAAGCAAGCGGCACTGGACGCCGTCGGCCTGTACGAAGAAGCCCTCCAGCGGTACTTCAGCCGCGACTGGGACGCCGCTGCCGCCGGCTTTGAAAAGGCCTCGCACCTGGAGCTATTCCAGCCGGGGAAGGACCCGGGCGTGTTCCTGAACCCGAGCTTGGCTATGGTGGCACGCTGTGCCCAGATGAAAGACAATC
- a CDS encoding O-antigen ligase family protein — MPRAKKKKSSLQFRVFIVGELTISNLLDWFITLLLGGILCFNIVQLGGVRAEPQLMTAWMIGVLLVLHGLWFALSPPAEGYGIQKNGLLLVPFFAYAFLHWLVLSPVGWEARGDFIIFLEAFILFWIAVHNMRKRQHVWLLFAIVCFCATFTILPAFNQTMRRPEWGPPVLNPMDGARYTVGMDPVFYGRAAGTMGAPTAFAGLMLLILGPLLVGAFCRRLSPPVRVLCFFFSLMAMFAITLTQSLTSMLAMTGCLLMAPFLLATRPKWKMYAFLGAILAPLAGFTYLYFAKPEFNAYLMGILQGDFFDARPALWGAALHNFLAHPIFGQGMSSFGWLFEAQRPEGYNFNPAYAHSAYLNFLADFGVIGALLLIPIVWMILQASRTLAAQPRYVLLEHPGKRKVVPNKRMFLTAVLMAFLPFAIQLLFEFNLRIPALLFIASVYLAIMVKCLPTYIYTLKANKLSGLVYISISIGLTVFLLGISSRYLLAQSYAFESERQLDLAAQALQERKGLDPIAMEDTLFFCREAAELEPNNPRILTNLARIINTQQFLYPSQHEALGEEATELAKQALEISPEYLQAWLALGTARWMAGDFDGAGEAYRQATVVAPNNPIAWYYLAAWLNLDNDRRKEALQAVERSLELNPDNSAVQSLRLKILIP; from the coding sequence ATGCCGCGCGCCAAGAAAAAGAAAAGCTCCCTGCAATTCCGTGTCTTCATCGTGGGAGAGTTGACCATTTCCAACCTGCTGGATTGGTTTATCACACTCTTATTGGGGGGCATCCTGTGCTTTAACATTGTACAGTTAGGTGGTGTGCGTGCGGAGCCCCAGCTGATGACGGCCTGGATGATCGGTGTTCTGCTGGTTCTGCACGGGCTATGGTTCGCACTTAGCCCACCGGCAGAGGGCTACGGTATCCAGAAAAACGGCCTGTTACTGGTCCCGTTTTTTGCCTACGCATTTCTGCACTGGCTCGTTCTTTCCCCTGTTGGCTGGGAAGCGCGTGGCGACTTCATCATCTTCCTGGAGGCATTCATCCTGTTCTGGATTGCCGTGCATAACATGCGTAAACGTCAGCACGTCTGGCTCTTGTTCGCTATCGTGTGTTTCTGCGCGACGTTTACGATCCTGCCCGCCTTTAACCAGACGATGCGGCGGCCAGAGTGGGGGCCTCCGGTTCTCAATCCGATGGATGGCGCACGCTATACGGTTGGCATGGACCCCGTGTTTTATGGGCGTGCCGCAGGAACGATGGGGGCTCCAACCGCCTTTGCTGGCCTCATGCTGTTGATCCTCGGGCCGCTCCTGGTGGGGGCGTTCTGCCGTCGCCTGTCGCCCCCCGTCCGCGTGCTGTGCTTTTTCTTCAGCCTGATGGCTATGTTTGCGATCACGCTGACGCAGAGCCTGACCTCCATGCTCGCGATGACGGGGTGTTTGTTAATGGCTCCGTTTTTACTGGCGACCCGCCCCAAGTGGAAAATGTACGCATTTTTGGGTGCGATTCTCGCCCCTCTTGCCGGCTTCACTTATCTGTATTTTGCCAAGCCGGAGTTTAATGCGTATCTGATGGGGATCCTGCAGGGTGATTTCTTCGACGCTCGACCGGCTCTGTGGGGAGCAGCGCTGCATAATTTCCTGGCCCATCCGATTTTCGGGCAAGGCATGAGCAGCTTTGGGTGGCTCTTTGAGGCCCAGCGCCCTGAAGGCTACAACTTCAACCCAGCCTATGCTCACAGTGCCTACCTGAACTTCCTGGCAGACTTTGGGGTCATCGGTGCGCTGCTGCTGATACCGATCGTTTGGATGATCCTGCAAGCTTCACGTACGCTGGCAGCGCAGCCGAGATACGTGCTACTGGAGCATCCCGGCAAGCGTAAGGTCGTCCCGAACAAGCGGATGTTTCTGACCGCTGTTTTGATGGCTTTCCTGCCCTTTGCCATCCAGCTGCTTTTCGAGTTTAATCTGCGCATCCCGGCCTTGCTGTTTATTGCATCGGTGTACTTGGCGATCATGGTCAAATGCCTGCCCACGTATATCTATACGCTTAAGGCGAACAAGCTGTCGGGGCTGGTCTATATTTCGATCTCGATTGGGCTGACGGTCTTTCTGCTGGGTATATCCAGCCGTTATCTGCTGGCGCAGTCGTACGCCTTCGAAAGCGAGCGTCAACTGGACCTGGCCGCCCAAGCGCTTCAGGAGCGCAAGGGGCTGGACCCCATCGCGATGGAGGACACCCTCTTTTTCTGCCGCGAAGCCGCAGAGCTGGAGCCGAACAACCCAAGAATCCTGACAAATCTCGCGCGCATCATCAATACGCAGCAATTCCTTTATCCATCTCAACATGAAGCTCTGGGTGAGGAAGCGACCGAATTGGCGAAGCAGGCACTCGAGATCAGCCCCGAATACCTGCAGGCATGGCTGGCTCTGGGGACGGCCCGGTGGATGGCGGGCGACTTTGATGGGGCTGGTGAGGCCTACAGGCAGGCGACTGTGGTGGCTCCCAACAATCCAATCGCATGGTACTACCTGGCCGCCTGGCTCAATCTCGATAACGACCGCCGCAAGGAGGCGCTTCAAGCGGTAGAGCGCTCTCTCGAACTCAATCCGGATAACTCTGCGGTGCAAAGCCTCCGGCTGAAAATCCTCATTCCCTAA